From Crassaminicella indica, one genomic window encodes:
- a CDS encoding aminotransferase class IV, with protein sequence MYISFNGKLLKAQEALLPFDEGFQYGYGLFETLKVHNGKIYFIDEHINRLENGCKELNIKLHYDLKLIKAYTYQLIHFNNLLFGVVKIIYAKNKTGYDLLITTRENTYSKESYKKGFMVSFAAAKKNPYSKLTYIKSNNYLENILAKKEALKNGYDEAIFLNTDEFLSEGSCTNIFFVKDKIIYTPSIQCGILPGIMRKQIIKLIYALDLQLKIGTFTKEALYNADEIFLTNSLMDLMPVAQLEDKTFDLDKCTTTHLLMENFHHFYYDTL encoded by the coding sequence ATGTATATTTCATTCAATGGCAAATTATTAAAGGCTCAAGAAGCTTTACTCCCTTTCGATGAAGGATTTCAGTATGGTTATGGACTCTTTGAAACATTAAAGGTTCATAATGGAAAAATTTACTTTATAGATGAACATATTAACCGTCTCGAAAATGGTTGCAAGGAATTAAACATTAAGCTACACTATGATTTAAAGCTTATAAAAGCATATACATATCAACTCATTCATTTTAATAACTTATTATTTGGAGTAGTAAAAATTATTTATGCAAAAAATAAAACTGGATATGATTTATTGATTACTACTCGAGAAAATACGTACAGTAAAGAAAGCTATAAAAAAGGATTTATGGTTTCCTTTGCAGCTGCAAAGAAAAATCCATACTCTAAACTAACTTATATAAAATCAAACAACTATTTAGAAAACATATTAGCGAAGAAAGAAGCTCTAAAAAATGGCTATGACGAAGCTATATTTCTAAATACTGATGAATTTTTAAGTGAAGGCAGCTGTACAAATATATTTTTTGTAAAAGATAAAATTATCTATACGCCTTCTATCCAATGTGGTATTTTGCCTGGAATCATGAGAAAGCAAATCATTAAATTGATTTATGCGCTTGATTTACAATTAAAAATTGGTACATTTACAAAAGAAGCTTTATATAATGCAGATGAAATTTTTCTAACAAATTCTTTAATGGATTTAATGCCCGTAGCTCAATTAGAAGATAAAACCTTTGATTTAGATAAATGCACTACAACCCATTTATTGATGGAAAATTTTCATCATTTCTATTATGATACTTTATAA
- the aroF gene encoding 3-deoxy-7-phosphoheptulonate synthase, translating into MNKKVLTGEAITISIGNLKIGTDNPPIFIAGPCSVESREQILETALRLKEVGIHILRGGVFKPRTSPYDFQGLEIEGLKYLREAGDAAGLPIITELMDEKNMNIVLEYADIIQIGSRNMYNYSLLKALGNIQKPILLKRGMSATIKEWVMAAEYIAAYGNKNIILCERGIRTFENYTRNTLDLAAVPIMKKETGLPVIVDPSHGTGIRELINPMSKAALACGADGLMIEVHPNPEKALSDGHQSLTIEQYQKLFEEIH; encoded by the coding sequence ATGAATAAAAAAGTTTTAACTGGCGAAGCAATCACTATTTCTATTGGCAATTTAAAAATTGGGACAGATAATCCTCCTATTTTCATTGCAGGACCATGTTCTGTAGAATCAAGAGAGCAAATACTAGAAACAGCCCTAAGACTAAAGGAAGTAGGTATCCATATCCTAAGAGGAGGAGTTTTTAAGCCTAGAACAAGTCCTTATGATTTTCAGGGACTTGAAATAGAGGGATTAAAATATTTAAGAGAAGCAGGAGATGCAGCAGGTCTTCCCATCATTACAGAGCTTATGGATGAAAAAAATATGAATATAGTTTTAGAATATGCTGATATTATTCAAATCGGTTCTAGAAATATGTATAATTACTCTCTGCTAAAAGCTTTAGGAAATATCCAAAAGCCTATTCTTCTAAAAAGAGGCATGAGTGCTACCATCAAAGAATGGGTCATGGCAGCAGAATATATTGCAGCATATGGTAATAAAAATATTATTCTCTGTGAACGAGGTATCCGAACCTTTGAAAACTATACAAGAAACACATTAGATTTAGCTGCTGTTCCAATAATGAAAAAAGAAACAGGACTGCCTGTAATCGTTGACCCAAGTCATGGAACAGGTATAAGAGAACTAATAAATCCAATGTCAAAAGCAGCCCTTGCTTGTGGTGCTGATGGACTAATGATTGAAGTGCATCCAAACCCAGAAAAAGCATTAAGTGATGGACATCAATCATTGACTATTGAACAATATCAAAAGTTATTTGAAGAAATCCATTAG
- the folE gene encoding GTP cyclohydrolase I FolE — MDKPKIEKAIKDILEAIGENPDREGLKDTPKRIANMYEEIFSGLKEDPKKHLEIFFQEEKHEEFVLVKDIPFYSVCEHHLVPFFGKAHVGYLPKNGKLTGLSKLARVVETISKRPQLQERLTTSIADALVEKLEPYGVIVVVEAEHMCMTMRGVKKPGSKTITSAVRGLFQKDAKARAEAMALIKF; from the coding sequence ATGGACAAGCCAAAAATAGAAAAAGCCATAAAAGATATATTAGAAGCCATCGGCGAGAACCCAGATCGAGAAGGCTTAAAAGATACACCTAAAAGGATTGCAAATATGTATGAAGAAATTTTTTCAGGACTTAAAGAAGATCCAAAAAAACATTTAGAAATATTTTTCCAAGAAGAAAAGCATGAAGAATTCGTTTTAGTAAAGGACATTCCTTTTTATTCTGTATGTGAACACCACTTAGTTCCATTCTTTGGAAAAGCTCATGTTGGATATCTTCCTAAGAATGGTAAACTTACAGGACTTAGCAAGCTTGCAAGAGTTGTAGAAACTATTTCAAAAAGGCCTCAGCTTCAAGAAAGACTCACTACCTCTATTGCAGATGCACTAGTAGAAAAGCTAGAACCTTACGGTGTCATCGTAGTAGTTGAAGCAGAACATATGTGCATGACAATGAGAGGTGTCAAAAAACCTGGCTCTAAAACTATTACCTCTGCTGTAAGAGGATTGTTCCAAAAGGATGCAAAAGCTAGAGCAGAAGCCATGGCACTCATTAAATTTTAA
- the folB gene encoding dihydroneopterin aldolase, producing MDKIIMKNLSFYGYHGAMHEENILGQKFFIDIELYVELKKAGMTDNVKDTVHYGEAYSLIRDIVTNKKFHLIEALAENIAGEILKAFPLVQEINVIIKKPEAPVPGIFDYFGVEIRRKRNE from the coding sequence ATGGATAAAATAATAATGAAAAATTTAAGCTTTTACGGCTATCACGGTGCAATGCATGAAGAAAATATACTTGGTCAAAAATTCTTTATAGATATAGAATTATACGTGGAACTGAAAAAAGCAGGCATGACAGATAATGTAAAGGATACAGTTCACTACGGAGAAGCCTATTCACTTATAAGAGATATTGTAACAAATAAAAAATTTCACCTCATTGAAGCATTAGCAGAAAATATTGCAGGTGAAATTCTCAAAGCTTTCCCATTAGTACAAGAAATCAACGTTATCATCAAAAAACCTGAAGCACCTGTACCGGGCATATTTGACTATTTTGGTGTAGAGATAAGGAGAAAGCGAAATGAATAG
- the folP gene encoding dihydropteroate synthase produces MYYDFSRKVDIKAKEYTLNLGSRTYIMGILNVTPDSFSDGGKFIDIEKAVHHAKEMIKEGADIIDIGGESTRPGHTEVSAEEEITRVLPVVKRLIKEINAPISVDTTKAAVAEKVLEMGAHMINDVWGLQKDPQMAKVVSKYQVPIVIMHNQIGTEYDGDIMENIKVFLKKSIDIALDAGIKKENIILDPGIGFGKTPEQNIHVMSRLHELNDLGYPILLGTSRKSMIGKILDLPANERVEGTIATSVIGIMHGMDILRVHDVKENIRAVKVADAIVRGNTPWIK; encoded by the coding sequence ATGTACTATGATTTTTCAAGGAAAGTTGATATAAAAGCTAAAGAATATACATTAAATTTAGGAAGTAGAACCTATATAATGGGAATTTTAAACGTAACACCAGATTCCTTTTCTGATGGTGGAAAGTTTATAGATATAGAAAAGGCAGTACATCATGCAAAGGAAATGATCAAAGAGGGGGCAGATATTATTGACATCGGTGGAGAATCTACAAGACCAGGACATACTGAAGTATCTGCTGAAGAAGAAATAACTAGAGTACTTCCTGTTGTCAAAAGGCTCATAAAAGAAATCAATGCTCCTATATCAGTAGATACTACCAAAGCAGCTGTAGCTGAAAAAGTATTAGAGATGGGTGCTCATATGATCAATGACGTTTGGGGGCTTCAAAAGGATCCACAAATGGCAAAGGTCGTATCAAAATATCAGGTTCCTATTGTGATTATGCATAATCAAATAGGTACAGAATATGATGGAGATATTATGGAAAATATAAAAGTATTCCTTAAAAAATCTATTGATATTGCCCTTGATGCAGGTATAAAAAAAGAAAATATTATTCTAGATCCAGGAATAGGCTTTGGAAAAACTCCAGAGCAAAATATCCATGTCATGTCAAGACTGCATGAATTAAATGATCTTGGCTACCCTATTCTTTTAGGCACCTCTAGAAAATCCATGATTGGAAAAATACTAGACCTGCCAGCAAATGAAAGGGTAGAAGGAACTATCGCAACATCTGTCATAGGCATTATGCACGGAATGGATATTTTGAGAGTTCATGATGTAAAAGAGAATATTAGAGCAGTAAAGGTTGCTGATGCTATTGTTAGAGGTAATACGCCATGGATAAAATAA
- a CDS encoding DUF2284 domain-containing protein, giving the protein MDRLRKLKDYINSQDIYLVKEILVEVLLVSKKVRDICMKNKCGQYHNNFMCPPYVGALEDFADSLKMYTKGFLILVKDKIDDPLDYNSFYKSADVLHEIMLDIEQYGKELGYDKAFAFIGGHCRLCEICAAKLGKESCVDTKRARPSLEAVGVDVIETCSKVGINIEFKKDEVTWVGCLLI; this is encoded by the coding sequence GTGGATAGATTAAGAAAGCTAAAAGATTATATAAATAGTCAAGACATATATTTAGTAAAGGAGATACTTGTAGAAGTATTGCTTGTATCAAAAAAAGTAAGAGATATATGTATGAAAAATAAATGCGGTCAGTATCATAACAACTTCATGTGTCCTCCTTATGTAGGAGCTTTAGAAGACTTTGCTGATAGCTTGAAAATGTATACGAAGGGGTTTTTAATTTTGGTAAAGGATAAGATAGACGATCCTTTAGATTATAATTCTTTTTATAAATCAGCAGATGTACTGCATGAAATAATGCTGGATATAGAACAGTATGGAAAAGAATTGGGATATGATAAAGCTTTTGCTTTCATAGGAGGTCACTGTAGACTTTGTGAAATATGTGCTGCTAAGCTTGGAAAGGAAAGCTGTGTAGACACTAAAAGGGCTAGACCTTCTTTAGAAGCAGTAGGTGTAGATGTGATTGAAACATGCAGCAAAGTAGGAATCAATATAGAATTTAAAAAAGATGAGGTTACATGGGTTGGATGTTTATTAATATAG
- the folK gene encoding 2-amino-4-hydroxy-6-hydroxymethyldihydropteridine diphosphokinase, translated as MNRAYLGIGSNMGNKKENIKKSVQLLKEHPDIKVLNISSFYETAPVGYTDQDWFLNIVLEIVTNLDPYKLLSYCQHIEKILKRKRIIRWGPRTIDVDLLLYEGFSSNDENLIIPHPRMHERAFVMIPLYEINKDLTINHTKIKDIVNKLKEEEVRKVEYE; from the coding sequence ATGAATAGAGCATATCTTGGAATCGGCAGCAATATGGGAAATAAAAAAGAAAATATAAAAAAATCCGTACAATTGTTAAAAGAACACCCAGATATTAAAGTTTTAAATATATCATCTTTCTATGAAACAGCACCCGTAGGCTATACAGATCAAGATTGGTTTTTAAATATAGTCCTTGAAATTGTTACTAATTTAGATCCATATAAACTATTATCCTACTGTCAGCATATTGAAAAAATATTGAAAAGAAAAAGAATTATCAGATGGGGTCCGAGAACAATAGATGTAGATCTATTGCTTTATGAAGGTTTTTCATCTAATGATGAAAATTTAATCATACCTCATCCTAGAATGCATGAAAGAGCCTTTGTTATGATCCCTCTTTATGAAATCAATAAAGATCTCACTATTAATCACACAAAAATCAAAGACATTGTAAATAAACTCAAAGAAGAAGAAGTTAGGAAGGTTGAATATGAATAA